The following are from one region of the Nicotiana tabacum cultivar K326 chromosome 3, ASM71507v2, whole genome shotgun sequence genome:
- the LOC107774722 gene encoding uncharacterized protein LOC107774722 produces MRPGSGRNQLGLAQTRKLLGREAAPNSAFSCTDQLCVASPQLRAMAAEIVRRSLKATKFTFLKTLTASQTRIFSNLATSAQPESSDDPSSSSFTFYGGDPNSSTTNDNIIIKGPKKTSPLSSQDSASVSMPMSFMTGSIVGKRFYKKVTTREADDGIGWSVMLDYRTLKTPSKRPLKCPTLALAKAIAAEWEYQEADGIRPFTMPLMKLSCTALERVPLTRQKIIDHLMKKFPQDLVFCRAPGDNDLTSGVRERQVEKIDPLLKWVESEFGFKPAVYTSFFGGKQADGLVSAIESLLKKMDDCELATIDAIASAAHSLVIALGLFRGRLGIEEAIELIRLEEDLQVDSWGLVEGGHDVDIADLKVQIASAVVFLGLTRRV; encoded by the exons ATGAGGCCTGGTTCCGGTAGGAATCAACTGGGCCTAGCCCAAACCAGAAAGCTCCTCGGCCGAGAAGCAGCACCAAATTCAGCATTCAGCTGCACCGATCAACTCTGCGTAGCTTCACCTCAGCTCAGAGCTATGGCGGCTGAAATCGTGAGAAGAAGTCTTAAAGCTACaaaatttaccttccttaaaACCCTAACCGCTTCTCAAACCCGTATTTTCAGTAACTTAGCAACTTCAGCACAACCCGAATCATCAGATGACCCATCTTCTTCCTCCTTCACTTTTTACGGTGGAGATCCAAATTCTTCAACAACCAATGATAATATTATCATAAAGGGTCCAAAAAAGACTTCACCTTTATCATCACAAGATTCAGCATCTGTGTCTATGCCTATGTCATTCATGACTGGATCAATTGTGGGGAAGAGGTTTTACAAGAAAGTGACAACTAGAGAAGCTGATGATGGAATTGGTTGGAGTGTTATGCTTGATTATCGTACCCTTAAAACCCCTTCTAAGCGTCCACTCAAATGCCCAACTTTAGCTCTTGCTAAAGCTATTGCTGCTGAATGGGAATACCAG GAAGCAGATGGGATCAGACCCTTTACTATGCCACTGATGAAACTTTCATGTACTGCACTAGAAAGAGTTCCACTGACGCGGCAAAAGATTATTGATCATTTGATGAAGAAATTCCCTCAAGATTTAGTATTCTGTCGTGCTCCTGGGGATAATGATCTGACAAGTGGAGTTCGCG AGCGTCAAGTGGAGAAAATCGATCCTCTTCTTAAGTGGGTAGAGTCAGAATTTGGCTTCAAGCCAGCCGTATATACCAGTTTTTTTGGTGGCAAGCAAGCTGATGGTCTGGTTAGTGCCATTGAAAGCCTTCTCAAGAAAATGGATGATTGTGAATTAGCAACAATTGATGCAATTGCTTCAGCTGCACATTCGCTTGTCATTGCACTTGGACTTTTCCGTGGTAGATTGGGAATTGAAGAGGCTATTGAGTTGATTAGGCTCGAGGAAGATTTGCAG GTTGACAGTTGGGGTCTCGTTGAAGGCGGCCATGATGTTGATATTGCAGATTTAAAAGTTCAGATTGCTTCAGCTGTGGTGTTTCTTGGACTTACGAGGAGGGTATAA